The bacterium DNA segment ATGGAGCAGCGCGAGCAGGACCTGAAAGAGGAGTACTTCAACCTCCGCTTTCAGTTTTTCACGGGACAGCTTGAAAACACCGCGCGGATGAAGAGCGTGCGCCGCGATATCGCGCGCCTCAAGACGATACTGGCCGAGCGGGAAAGCGAGACGGAGGCGATCCGATGAGCGAGCAGGGAAAGCGCCGGACGATGCAGGGCATCGTGACCAGCGACAAGATGGACAAGACCGTCGTCGTGAACGTGTCGCGTGTGTTCAAGCATCCGCTCTACGGCAAGGTCGTCAAGCGCCAGAAAAAATACAAGGCCCACGACGCGGCCAACGAATGCCGCGTGGGCGATGTCGTGGAACTGATCGAAACCCGCCCCCTCTCGGCGCAAAAGCACTGGGCCGTGAAGCGGGTCATGAGAAAGCCGGTCGCGTAACCGCGCGGCGGAGGGCTCCAATATGATTCAGCAAGAAACCATATTGACCGTGGCCGACAATTCCGGCGCGCGCCGGCTTGCCTGCATCAAGGTCATCGGGGGCAGCAAGCGGAAATACGCCTCGGTCGGCGATATCGTCGTCGTGTCCATCCGCGAGGCGATTCCGAACGCGAAGGTGAAAAAAGGCGACGTCAAGCGCGCGGTCATCGTGCGCGTGAACAACCACATCAGCCGGCCGGACGGCAGTTACATCCGTTTCGACGACAACAGCGCCGTGCTGATCGACAACAACCGCGAGCCGATCGGAACCCGCGTGTTCGGACCGGTGGCTCGCGAACTGCGCGCGAAAAATTTCATGAAGATCATTTCGCTCGCACCGGAAGTGCTTTGAGGTAGGACGATGATTCCGAAGGGCAAGACAAAGATGCCGGTGCGAAAGGGCGACATCGTCCACATCATCGCCGGCAAGGAAGCAGGCTCGCTGGAGAACAAGGCCAAGCGGGGCAAGGTCCTTGATGTCGACACCGACAAGGGGCGTGTGGTCGTCGAGCGCATGAATTTCATCAAGCGCCACTCGCGTCCGAACAAGGCCAACCGCCAGGGCGGCATCATCGAGCGGGAGGGGCCGATCCACCACAGCAACGTGATGGTCGTCTGCCCGGCGTGCGACAAACCCACGCGCGTCAAGCACGTGATCCTCGAGGACGGACGGAAGCTGCGCGCCTGCAAGAAGTGCGGCGAGCTTCTGGACAAATAAAGGGTGAAGCGATGAATCCCCGGATGCGCGATCTCTACGACAAGACGGTGACCCCGGCGCTCATGCAGGAGTTCGGATACAAGAACCCCATGCAGGTGCCGCGCCTTTCGAAGATCACCGTCAACTACGGCCTCGGCGAGGCCCTGCAGAACCCGAAGCTCGTCGAGTCCTCGGCCGTGGAATTGGCGGCGATCACCGGGCAAAAGCCCGTCGTGACACGCGCGAAAAAGTCCATCGCCGCGTTCAAGCTGCGCGAGGGCCAGGCGATCGGCGTCATGGTCACGCTGCGGCACGAGCGCATGTACGAGTTTCTCGACCGGCTCATTTCGATCGCCATCCCGCGCGTTCGCGACTTCCGCGGCGTGTCGGAAAAGGCGTTCGACGGCCGCGGAAACTACACGCTCGGCGTGCGGGAACAGATCATCTTTCCCGAAATCGATTACGACAAGGTCGACAAGATCAAGGGCCTGAATATCACGATCGTGACGACGGCCAAAACGGACGAGGAAGGGCGCGCCCTGCTGAAGCATTTGGGCATGCCGTTCCGCAGGTAACGAGGAGCATACGCGTGGCGAAAAAATCCTTGCGCATCAAGGCGCAACGCCCCAAGCGGTTTGGCGTTCGCGATTACAACCGGTGCCCGCTTTGCGGACGGCCCCGGGCGTACTACCGAAAGTTCGATATGTGCCGCATCTGTCTGCGCA contains these protein-coding regions:
- a CDS encoding type Z 30S ribosomal protein S14 codes for the protein MAKKSLRIKAQRPKRFGVRDYNRCPLCGRPRAYYRKFDMCRICLRKLALQGDLPGVVKSSW
- the rpsQ gene encoding 30S ribosomal protein S17 — translated: MSEQGKRRTMQGIVTSDKMDKTVVVNVSRVFKHPLYGKVVKRQKKYKAHDAANECRVGDVVELIETRPLSAQKHWAVKRVMRKPVA
- the rpmC gene encoding 50S ribosomal protein L29, encoding MKGEEFRKLSVDEMEQREQDLKEEYFNLRFQFFTGQLENTARMKSVRRDIARLKTILAERESETEAIR
- the rplN gene encoding 50S ribosomal protein L14: MIQQETILTVADNSGARRLACIKVIGGSKRKYASVGDIVVVSIREAIPNAKVKKGDVKRAVIVRVNNHISRPDGSYIRFDDNSAVLIDNNREPIGTRVFGPVARELRAKNFMKIISLAPEVL
- the rplX gene encoding 50S ribosomal protein L24, giving the protein MPVRKGDIVHIIAGKEAGSLENKAKRGKVLDVDTDKGRVVVERMNFIKRHSRPNKANRQGGIIEREGPIHHSNVMVVCPACDKPTRVKHVILEDGRKLRACKKCGELLDK
- the rplE gene encoding 50S ribosomal protein L5 is translated as MNPRMRDLYDKTVTPALMQEFGYKNPMQVPRLSKITVNYGLGEALQNPKLVESSAVELAAITGQKPVVTRAKKSIAAFKLREGQAIGVMVTLRHERMYEFLDRLISIAIPRVRDFRGVSEKAFDGRGNYTLGVREQIIFPEIDYDKVDKIKGLNITIVTTAKTDEEGRALLKHLGMPFRR